ACTGGTTGAGGTTGTTTAAGCTCCGCAGAGCAAAGCCCAGGGAACTAAGCAAGTCCTGAATTTTGTACTGTTCTCGCTGCAGCCTTGCCACTAACTCCTTGAGGGCAAACACCGGAGTTGACTCTGGCAAAGTATTACTGCCAGTGCTGTCGAAGGATTGTGAAGACCCTGGTGGTAGGGGAACAGCGGTCATAAAGTTAGGATTCCAGAGGACTCAAGCAGGGCTCGACTGAATTATGAGTAGCTTGTAACCGATTTAGCCTTTCTAGAAGCTATTAAGACGCTTTTAGAAGCACCAATTTTGGAGACTAAGCATAACACTCCCTACGCTTTTGGATCACCTTCAACAAAAATTAAAAAATTAATGAAGGAGGCTCCTCACTTTTCAGCAAGTTTCGGGCTAATTCTAGTTAGGAGGGCGCACGGTAACAAGCCTCTTGGGAGTAACCTATCTCTGGCCCAAGGAAGATATCAACAGCTGCCGTTGAACGACCTTTGGTTCACGCTCAACTCACGCTTGCGAAGGAAACAGCTTAAAGGAAGAACCAATAGAGAAACATTGGCTTGCTGAAATTTCTCCCCATTTTTTCTAAAAAAGCAGCTTTTAACCAGAAAACTCCACCACCACGTTTCCACTCAAGGCTTTCTTGCCCCAGTGGGCGGGGAAGCCGGGAGCGACTTGCGGTTATTTTAGCGGATTTGTTCTGAAGCAAGAGGGGCAATTACACCCAGTTGACGGCAAAATTCTAGCGCGATCGCAAGTGACTGGGTCTGCTGAGGGTAGCTGATTGGGGGCCGCTGCAAAACCACCAGCGGCACACCGAGGCTTTGAGCAACCTGGCGCTTGATCGCTTCTCCGCCCGCTGCACCTGAGGCTTTGGTCACCACACAGGTAATTTGCCACTGCTGCCACAGCGCCCGTTCCAGAGCTTCGCTGACCGGCGGACGCAGAGCTATCAGGCGATCGGGGGTAAAACCCGCCGCCAGTGCCCCATTGAGCGCAGGCACAGAGGGCAAAATTCGGGCGAACAGCGTTGATCGGGTTTGCCACGCTTGAAAGGCGGGTAGCCAGCGGTAGCCCAGAGTCAGCAGCACCCGCTGCCCCTCTAAGTAAGCGCTGTTCAACAGAGAGTCTAGGCTGTCAAAGGCGACCTCAGGGGCGGCAGCCGCTGCCTGCAGCTCACTGCGCTCAAAGCGGAGATAGGGCAGCTGCAGGGTTTGGGCGGTTGCGATCGCAAGCCCCGAAATCTCCACTGCAAACGGATGGGACGCATCTAAAATTGCT
This DNA window, taken from Pseudanabaena sp. FACHB-2040, encodes the following:
- a CDS encoding cobalt-precorrin-6A reductase, which encodes MGESAPRVWLIGGTGESAELARSLVALHLPCTVTVTTPSARGLYPVAATLRVWVGQLTAATLPAFLQQENVAAILDASHPFAVEISGLAIATAQTLQLPYLRFERSELQAAAAAPEVAFDSLDSLLNSAYLEGQRVLLTLGYRWLPAFQAWQTRSTLFARILPSVPALNGALAAGFTPDRLIALRPPVSEALERALWQQWQITCVVTKASGAAGGEAIKRQVAQSLGVPLVVLQRPPISYPQQTQSLAIALEFCRQLGVIAPLASEQIR